The Saprospiraceae bacterium genome contains the following window.
TCTGCATCGTCGATGCCTTGGCCGAAGGAGTAGGTAAGCATGCCGTAATCAAAGCGAATCTTGCCACTACCTAATCCCCAAAATTCTTTGCGGCGAAGGTTAAATCCGGTGCTAACCAATTTTTCATTGCGGAGGTTTCGGATGGTATGCAAGTCCAGTTTCTTTTTCCAGCCAATACCAAAAGCACTTTTCTCCAGGATGAGATGTTCGTGTTCAATTTTAACAATTTCTCTTCCGAAGTAGCCCCAAAGCAAGCCCAGTAGGAGGAACAGGCCAATGAGGGTCCAATACAAAAAGATAAAATTAAACATGTTGAATTCCCAGGTGAGGGATCCGGCAAATAGATCTACCAGTTGAACATACAAAGAGAGCCAAAAGAAAAAACAAAGGGTTCCAATTGCGAGCGCAAACCAATGTTTTCTTGAGGGAAGGGAAATTCGTAAACCGTCGTTACGGTTTTCAATGCGGGCTTTGCCATTAAATTTCATATTCATAAAATTAAGATTTACAGATTGATATCATTTCTACATCTTCTGAATCCATTGCTACCCTATGCTATAAACCAAACAACGTTTAATAAATTCCAAAAGCTGCCTGAAATTTATTTTTTTTTTAAAATAATTCTGCAATTCCAATCAACATTTTACCAGGCTTGTACGATATGAATTTATGGAGCCCTATTTTGAGGAAGCTGATGACGACTTATTTATAATGAATTTACAGCCTTGTAACTAGTGGAATACACCAGTATGCAATATATCATTTTAAGATCAGTCTGGATTATACCAAGCCCGGCTCAAAAGAACCCATCATTTTTATACCCCATCCGGAACCCCTCTCCGATGCAATTTGTTGCTACAATCCCTTTTTATTAAACCCTATCTATGATACGAATTCCACGTTTGTTTGTTTTAGCTAAAGACATTATGACGATCACCGGAAAAAGTTTGCGCTCTTGTCAACGCATGCTTTCTAAAATTAGAAAAGCCATTGGCAAGCAAAGTCATCAGGTCATTACGCCCGATGAATTTTGTGAATACTACCAACTCCGTGGCAAGGATAAGGATCGGTTTATTGGGGGGTTTGAGTAGGGAGGAAGAGGGTTAGAGACTAGAGGCTAGAGGCTAGAGGGTGAAGATGGACGTGAGGACTTTTGGAAGAAGACTTTTAGGCTTTTAGGGATTTTGGAGGAATTGTCTGGATAGCTGGAGCTACTGTTATTAAATTTAAATTAAAAACATCATTCAGATATATCTGAAATAATCTATGTCCATGAATGAAAATTTTCTGAAGTCTTTAAGTATAATCTATCTTTTTGTAATAACAAGCTGTTCCCCAATGTTAAAGACCCTATATGGAATAAAATCTATTAAATCCCTTGATAAACAGGACATCCTGCATTTAGCAAACAAATACAATATCCCATCAATTGAATGTTACGAATTGGATCCAGCCTATTTAAATTATCTAAACAGTTTAGACACAACAAACCACAAAGAGCAAATAAAAAATCACTCACAACCCTTACAAGCACTTTATTATAACAAATCTGGGCAAATGGTTTCATTTCATATCAATTACTATGCCGGAGGATTTCCTAACTTAAATTGGAATCCAAACAAAATTATGCAGGCATTTCCGCCTCAAACTCAAGCCCCTTTAGACAGCATACTTTCTGTTGAAAACCTTTTTAACTATCTGCGTCCTATCTCAAGTGCAGTAAAAATAAACAATGAAAAATTCGACTACCTTATTTTCATATATTGGAATCGGTTTATGGGCAGACAAAGCAAACGCTTGATTCAAACAATTCAGAAAAATTCCGAACTGGCTAATCCTGAAAAAGTGCGAATAATTTATATAAATAACGATTCTATTTTTTTTTGAAAGTAATTGAAACTTAGTATTTTGAAATCTCGTAATTTAGTTATAATTATCTGGATAAAATAGTACAGTGCCGAATAAACATTAGTTTGCAAAATGCGGAACAAATAGTACTAAATTACTTTGCAATTACAATACAATAAATCTCTATCAATAATAATGCACTCATAAGACTTGCAAATTCACTCTACAGATTGTTTGTAAGAAGCTCATTTTAACTTTCTGATTTTTCAAACAATTCAAATTTTGGTACATCTTCCGGTTTCCACTTATAAATTAAGATTCTATTTGGTTTTAGCAATTCAATTAAAAATACCTCAATTATCCTTTAATCGAAATATTAAATTTGTTTCTATTGAATCCTTCATCTTCACCACCTCATCCACCTTCTCATTCGGCACGGTCATAGACAATACATACTGTTTGATTTTCCAACTGGCTCCCTGCTTTTGCAAAACACCGGAACCACGACAGATTTTCATTTGTGTATCGAGCAATTCATCAAACCAGGCAATTTTACCGGAAGGATCAAAATAGATGTGTCGTTGCAGGGACTTAAAATTCCAGGCTTTGCCCCTGTCAAAATAGGGCTTGGAAAATTCTATAAATTGAGATTTATTCCAATGCTCGGTGGCATCAGTACCCATAAAAATGGCATCGTCTGTCAATACTTCAAAATATGCATTAAAATCGGCTTTGCCTGCAGCTTGATGCCAATGGTCTAGTAGGAAATTAATTTGTTGTTGCTCAGACTGGAGGTTTAATTTGTCCGTCGTACAACTGAATAGGACACTCATTAGTATAAATAGGATATACTTGGTCATTGGTTGGTTTGAATTGATTGCAAATTATGTTTAATTCTGAATTTGACAACTATTTCGATAGAAAATATTTAAATTTTATAGGTAGGGTTGAAATTAACAGGGAACAGAATGGTTAAAATTTCTCCATTTCCATTCAATCTTTGTATTTTTATCTTAGGATAAATTTTGATCCATGCTTTGACAATGAACAAACTTTTACTATTTCTTTTAGCCTTGACTTTTAATCTTAAGCTGGTTGCTCAGGATTGGACACCACTCAATGGACCAAAAGGCTATACCATTTATTCCTACATCCTTTCCAGGACCTCAAATGAATTGTTTGTGTTGTCGGAAACAGGTGAAGTTCTGGTATCTAAAGACAAAGGCATTCATTGGCTTGATCTATCAGATGGAATTATTTATGAAAATGAGTTTTTCAAGACTCTTACGAAGTTCCATGAGACCCAGGATGGCAGGCTGTTTCTACTTTATGCTAAACGATTTTACAAATATGATGCTTCAAATAAGCGATGGTCCATCCAAAATGACAGTGTAAATTTTACGGATTATACCACTGGACCAGATGGCATCCTTTATGCTGGAAACAGCTCTAAATTTTACATTTCAAACGATGATGGGAATACATTTATTGAGAAAGCAAACTGGTCTGCTCCCAAACTTCAATTTGAATGCATGGGTTCAGGTAGAAATTTCGCAAAACTGGATACTCGTGCTGCCCTTAGAACTTTTCAGGATGATGGATCCGGAATGGATTCTATTCGCTTACCCGATGGTTTATGTGGAAAGATACTCTTTGACACCTTATCCGGCTATCTCATGAATTTTACCTCACTGGCACTTTATAAAACGAAAGACAAGGGAGTGCATTGGAACTTTGCAGATTCACTCCGACTAAGCTATTTGGGCAATGTCCTGCGCAAACCGAATGGGGACATTTATAACCTCAATTCAATTATCCGATTTAGCCAGGATGGGGGTGAATCCTGGAAACGCGACACAAGCATTAAAGCTTTAAAAAATTACCCGGCAGAATCCATTGCGGGAATTGAAAACGACAATAGCCTATTTATTTACCGCAACGGTTTAAATTTTCAGGAACCTGATAAAGCACTGTTTAAATTTGTACTTCCCATTCAGCATCCTCAAGTTGATCTGTTTTTTACATATGCAGATAACACGATTATATGTGGTTCTAATTATTCTAACATTTTCCAAAAATCTAAAGACAATGGCTTGACCTGGGAGCCTATATTCCCTAAAATAAACTTAGATTATTTTTTAGTTGATAAACAACTTGATAATAAAGGCAATTTATACTTTATTGAAGGCGAATTCATTGAAATCTTTAATTTCGAAACTGGAGTGTTTCAAACTAAAGCGCATCCATTCGATTGGAATAATTACAAAGGCGGATTTGTATCTAAGACAAATAAAATAGTTCTATTTGATGGCCGATCGCTTTATGTTTCAAGTGATGAAGCAAACAGCTGGAGCCAATATCCAGTAAGACAAGCGTTGGATTTATATACTATGCAATGTTCTGCAAGCGACTTACTTTATTACTATAAGCTGGATACTATTTATTATTCCTTTGATTTTGGTAAAACCTGGTCTTACTTTTTAACAAAACAAGATGTCTTCAGAATAGAACTAGTATCAAAGAATAACATTTTTTATTGGTTAGAAAGAGATGGAAATATACTTAAATTTTATTCAAGTCCAGATTTTGGAAAGACCCAAATAGAAGAACCTGTGTTGCCAAATAATTGGCTTTTCAAAATCGATGAATTTGATAGACATTTTTACCAATCAATAAAATCGGATACGTTTATTACGATTGTCGGACCTGGTACAGTTGATTATATTTCAGCTGACGGCCTGGACTATATAACTCGGGAATATGGATTGCTGCACGTTGACAATTCCTACATTTATTTTATCAGACCTCATAAACTGCCTTACCGAACTACAAAGAAAATTTCTAAGCTTACAATTCTTGATTCAAAGACTTCAGAAATAAGCATTATGCCAAATCCACTTTCTGAAACTGCTTTGATTAAACTACCAGAATCTTTTAATAATTTAACTAAGACCTGGAATATCTATAGCATTACTGGCACTCTTACTTACACTTATAAAAATACTGAAAACAAATTACAGCTAAATGCTAATGAATTCTCAGAAGGTATTTATTTTATTCAAGTGATTACTGATTCAGGGGATAAAATTTGTGGGCGAATGGTGGTTGTTAAATGAATCATGACACAATTGGTCGTCCTGCATAGGCTGAACGTATGGTTTGGGCATACTTCCTTTGTCTGAATCAGCCTGCCCGATCCGACTAATGATAATTTTTTTAATTGGAAATTTTTTGAATCAGGCGGGCGGGGACGCGCAGGATTTTGGCCTGACCTAGCTGCTTGATAATTTTGTATTTAACGAATGTACATTTTCGCTCAGGCAGGCGGGGATTCAGGAGATTTATTTATTTTTACCATAACCTCCAGTTACCGAAGGCCCGCCTGCTAAAATTAATCAACAAATTTTTAAGGTCGGGCAGGCGGGTCTTCGGTAACTGGTGGTTTAAGAATCGATGTTTAATTTTAATATTATTGATTGAACCATTACAACATAACAGGATTGGAGCTTTGAATTCAACTAGTTAGACTTGGCTCAGAAAATTTTCGCCGCACGCTGCATTTCGAACGTCCTGATTTAATTTTATCTTTATTTGAATTAACTTCTATTTACTGCTTTCTTCTGCATCTCAAATACAGGGTTTAAACCCTGTATTTGAGATGCTTGCTATCTATGATTTTATTTTATGTATCGCGATTTCAGGATTAAAAATTAGATTTGTATAACCAGAACAGGATTTATTTATTAACTTGTATAGCTATTCTAGGATAAGACACCTTAACAAGAACATGGAAAATTAAAATAGACTTAATAAAATCATCCAATTATAAATTTAACCAAGTTAAGATTAAAAAAAAATACAGCATGAGTAAATATCTATTAAATATATTACTTTTCACGGCAATCGGTTCACTATGCACCGCGCAGATAAAATTTCAAAAAATCAGCAGCCACCAAATGGTATTAGATCAATGTAAACTATCCCGGAAAATTATTTTTTATTTTATTGAATCAAGTAATTGTGGCAAATGTACTAAAATTGCAAAAGAAGGTTTAGATGATCCTGAACTTAGTAAACTTTTTAATACCACATTCTATAATATAAAAATTTCAACTAGAAGTACTTATTTTAATGAGCTTACAAAGTTGTTTCCAAAAATAGAGTATTCCGGATTTGCCTTTATTACACCTGATAACTACTTAATTGAATACGTATCCTATACGACCAACTCCAAGCCTTATTATAAAAATCTGACAAAAAACATATTGGAAAAAAATGCCCTGATCGAAAAAGCCTTATCATCTGATTTCAACAGCTCTACAGATTCACTTGATTACAAATTCGTGGAAACTGAAATCTATCGGAACAACATATTGCAAAGGGCCACAGATAGCCTGGTCACATCTTATATCGCGAGAAAATACAAGGATTCCATGCTGATAACGGATTTAGATGATGCTTTGCTGATCCTTAAAGCAGGATTGCCACTCCGCAATCCAATCAGAATGCGGTTGAAAAAATCCATCACCTCCATTCAAAACGACAGTCTGTGGTATTCATTACCCTTAGAACAAAGAATAGCCATTAATGAACAAATAACAGAAAAATCTTTAAAAGAGGCTGTTAAGACTAAAGATAAAATGTTTGCCTATGAGATTGCAGAATTTTATCAAAATATCAATTCCGATAAAGCCTGGGGTACCATCAATAATTTTAATGTACTGATTCGTTATTATACTGCATTAAAAGATACTGATCGAATCGTTTCCATGTCCAGATTTTTGGTTACCCATCTTGTGTCTATTATAGATAGCCAATGGATACATTCCAGGGCACTCTATAATAATTTTGCAAACGAAGATCTATCAGACTATTTGTCCCAGATCAACCATTGTGTATGGAATGCATTAATCGTTTCAAAATCTGATAAATATTTCAAGGATATCGCATCAGTCATGAATACAACCCTAGCCTGGTTTAAATATGCCGGAACCAGCAGTGCCTATTTAAAAAATGCATATTACGACACCTTCGCGCATGTTTACTACCGACTAGGAGATTATGAAAAAGCACTCCAGTTGGAACAAGAGGCACTGGAGCTGTCAAAATCTACGGATAAGTCCAATGTCAAAAAAATTAAAAGGAAAATAGAATTTATGAAAAGAAAGGGGCCATGGAAGGAGATTGATTTTTTTGAGGAATAGGGATTTAAAATAAAATTCCTGAATATGGATTCAGCTGTTTTTAACTTCGAAACAAATCAAATGCATTGATAGGATTGTTATTGAGGAAGGCTGCTTCCAAACAAGTTGGTAGGATTGGCTTTATGGCAAATATGAAAAATGTACAGAGTGAGTGTTCGGACAAAAATTAAGAACGCTTCTCTTCCGGTTTGCAGGAAATTTATGGATGTCGGACTCTGGTAGCACTTGGGATAGTTCTTCCGTTGTATAACTTTAAATAATTCAACAATACGCCCTACAACAGGCTAATTGCTTTCATTCAAATTAAATGCAGTTTTTTCTCATACTCCTATTCTTGGCGTAGAAATAGTTCAGTAGGCAATTATCAGTATTCAATTCTTGTCTCTTTTCTTCTATCAAATTTAAGACATAGGCGAAACCTACGCCTAGCTGAATAGTGGTTAGGAATTAGTGGTCAGTGGTCAGTTAATTTGGACTACACCATTTACAATTGGGAATAGCTTAAGCTATTCCCAATTATAAATGTAGATGCATTTGTGCTTTAAAATATTTCCTACTCCATTACCATGAGTTTGGCAATGGCGAGTTGTTTTCCTTGTTTTAATGTCTTGACAAAATATACACCGGATGGAATTCCTTTTAAATTTATCAAATTGCTTTCTGTTACAGGATAGTCTATTGCTATTTTACCCGTACTTGAAATCAATTTTATTAAATCGAAGGATTGATTGGATACAATTTTAAAGTTTCCGTTTGATGGATTCGGTACGATGGTTAATTCATTTGATACCTTGCTATCGTTGTCAATACCGACAATTTCTTTGATCTCAAATAATTTTTCTGAACTGAATGTATTGCCACATCCATCAACGACTGTCCAAATAATTTTATGTGTTCCTACCGGATATTTTCCACTTGCATTGAATGGATTGTTGGCATTGAAAGCGCGTGGATTGTCAGCTAGCGCAGGAACTTTTCCATCATTAAATTCTTGCAAACTGAGTGAGCCTACCTGATAATCATAACCTCCTGGATATTTTCCGCTTCCATCGTTGAACTCATCTAATAAATAGCTAAACTGAAGCTCAGAAGCTAAAGTACAATTATCGACTCCAGAGGCTGATAAATCTATTGATGCAAAACCACTGCTGTCTGCTGTTTGTGGTGTTGCTATAACAGTTAGCAAATCGGGTACGTCAGCGTCGTTGATATGAATGATCTGTTGATAAGTCCATTTCGCATCGAGCAATGCCAAAGTCGGTTCGTATTGATTCCAGTCTATGACAGACCATGTGCGGATCAATTTTAAACAGGCATCCGGACTGTTGGAAATCAAAGTATCTACATAGTCGACCGTAATCAGATTACAGTTTCGGTCATTGATTAAAATCAAACTTCCGAGTAAAGGATTTGCAGGACTCCAATCATCTCTGCAATTCGCCAGAAGGATTGCTTGTCCGTCACAATTGCCTGGCCAGATCACATCATCCAAACTATCGCAAGCATTGTTTTTATTGATAAAAAATGGTTGACAATCAACTACCCAAATGGTTTGTGTAGCGGTAACCGTAACGCCATTTGGACCATATGCTAATATGCGACGTGTGATTTTGCCTTGACCGCCTTTACGGAAATCTGTTACCTGAATTTCAGGAATGATTTCACAAGCACTCAATACATAGCCATCAAATCCCCATACCAATTCGTAAAAACGGTCCGGATGAATTGTGTCATACAATGAATTTGAGTAATCACAAGCCCTGTTTGTCGCGGGTGGACTTGAAGGTGGTGGTCCGTTTACCGGTCCAGGATAGCCTGTAATGTCATTTTTTACACAGAAATTAGGACATACTTTATCATAACTAATTACTTTATTTCGCAAGGATAAATCCGAAACGATTCTGCCAAATGTAGAATCATTTGGATCTGACAATTTGGAAATATCAATTGGAAAACTGCAACTCACAACGATATCTGGAGGAGAAACCAAGGTAGGCACACTGTTGTCTACAACTTCAACTAAAGCTATGCAATCGCTAAAATGATTGTGCAGCCTTCCTCCAGGCGCCATATCGGATGGCAATACCGGTCCAGCACCGGGATCCCGATCAAAAACACGTAAAACGATTGGTACCTTATTATCAACATCCGCACAACAGAAGGTAGCAAATTCATCAAAGTAAATTTGCGTTCCATCCAGATTGTCGTTGTCATCTCCATTGACTAAGACGCAATAATTATTTGTAACATCTAAACTATCATCAGATCCATTGCTTGTTCCTTGCAATTGATCCAATCGAATGATTCTAAAATAAATAGTCGAATCACATTGTTCCGAACTTGATTTATTCATCCAATGCGCAAATACCTTTGCAACATTTTTGCCGGGTACTTGATTTATTGAAACCGTTACTTTTAATTTTTCTACACAAACTGCATTTGGTGGTGTATTGTCTTCAACCAGAATCACCGTTTCTTTATTGGAAATATTTCCACAACAATCACTGGCTATTATGGTTCCTGTATAAATTCCTTTTGGAAGATTGCTAAGAACAAAACCTGTGGTTTCATTTCCCGAAATATCACCTGCACTGCTACTGAATACATAGTGAATTTCATTTGAACAATTGTCTGTTAACCAGGGAACCAAAACTTCCCATCGGCCTTTACACGTCGATGGATCCAAGAAGACTTTTATGGTATCCGGATACAATATCTCAGGACCTTTTGTGTCTGTAATTTTTATTTTTTGTGTGTATACCAACATTTCTAAAGTACACCAATCCAATACGGTCCATTCCCGAAAAATATCATAACAACTCAAATTAGAAGTGGTGCAATTTGGGGTGGTATGCTCTACGATCGAATCTCTGAATGAAATATTGAGGTCGGCGCATTCAATCCCTGTTGGAAATCCAGTACCTTCCCAAAGGATGTGTTTATTAAAACCCCAACACAAAGGATCTGAATAGGACCAATCTTTATGCGTTGGATAATAAATGGTCTTTGGATTTGGATGTCCGAAATTTACATCCAAAGGATCTTCGATGCGATTCCATCCCAACACCCGAGGCAATCTTCTGTTTGGATAAATGTTTGGTTCAAGTGGATTGGCATACCAATGTGTAGAATCCAATAAAAAACCATCAATGCAAAAAGGAGAATTGGCTATGTGACTGTTGACGTCAAATGCTTTATTATAAACCTCATCACAGTTTAATGCGTTCCGATCGGTTCCATCAAAATTTGGAGGTAAAATAATTTCAGTAATAGAAAGCAAGCTCACTTTAATTTGATGTTGGCATTCTGTTTTATTCCCTGAATTATCAGTCGCTATCCATTTTCTGGTAATAATTCGATCATAACCCTCTATACAACCTCCGCGCACAACCTGATCGATGTAATTAAGAATGTAGTCATCGCAATTTTCATTAACTA
Protein-coding sequences here:
- a CDS encoding T9SS type A sorting domain-containing protein; the protein is MLKFRTFLIFGLWVLGNQALNAQAPVLVAPTDVVVSKGFSFDFSNLLDRTDTLFGVLHDDQNNRANLATQDLVCIAYCLPNPYTKYPGLDTNFLSTAPSIACDWFSQLYDITNPDDVYTLSWGLDGYYEALDSDSIKIRISDQRVNGRGPILRIFEGFDSTGLVVSDIQTIWVVDCECVYDPEFDCKDVEVNLYLNQDCTLTILPEWLLDFSALKPCNEYLNLELRDWITNQKIDRQVNLDGAQVDTRDKGRTIKYILTDPFTGNTCMGTLILLDTLAPVIQCPADTIVDCSVDTRPITLGIPLVNENCDDYILNYIDQVVRGGCIEGYDRIITRKWIATDNSGNKTECQHQIKVSLLSITEIILPPNFDGTDRNALNCDEVYNKAFDVNSHIANSPFCIDGFLLDSTHWYANPLEPNIYPNRRLPRVLGWNRIEDPLDVNFGHPNPKTIYYPTHKDWSYSDPLCWGFNKHILWEGTGFPTGIECADLNISFRDSIVEHTTPNCTTSNLSCYDIFREWTVLDWCTLEMLVYTQKIKITDTKGPEILYPDTIKVFLDPSTCKGRWEVLVPWLTDNCSNEIHYVFSSSAGDISGNETTGFVLSNLPKGIYTGTIIASDCCGNISNKETVILVEDNTPPNAVCVEKLKVTVSINQVPGKNVAKVFAHWMNKSSSEQCDSTIYFRIIRLDQLQGTSNGSDDSLDVTNNYCVLVNGDDNDNLDGTQIYFDEFATFCCADVDNKVPIVLRVFDRDPGAGPVLPSDMAPGGRLHNHFSDCIALVEVVDNSVPTLVSPPDIVVSCSFPIDISKLSDPNDSTFGRIVSDLSLRNKVISYDKVCPNFCVKNDITGYPGPVNGPPPSSPPATNRACDYSNSLYDTIHPDRFYELVWGFDGYVLSACEIIPEIQVTDFRKGGQGKITRRILAYGPNGVTVTATQTIWVVDCQPFFINKNNACDSLDDVIWPGNCDGQAILLANCRDDWSPANPLLGSLILINDRNCNLITVDYVDTLISNSPDACLKLIRTWSVIDWNQYEPTLALLDAKWTYQQIIHINDADVPDLLTVIATPQTADSSGFASIDLSASGVDNCTLASELQFSYLLDEFNDGSGKYPGGYDYQVGSLSLQEFNDGKVPALADNPRAFNANNPFNASGKYPVGTHKIIWTVVDGCGNTFSSEKLFEIKEIVGIDNDSKVSNELTIVPNPSNGNFKIVSNQSFDLIKLISSTGKIAIDYPVTESNLINLKGIPSGVYFVKTLKQGKQLAIAKLMVME
- a CDS encoding tetratricopeptide repeat protein, whose protein sequence is MSKYLLNILLFTAIGSLCTAQIKFQKISSHQMVLDQCKLSRKIIFYFIESSNCGKCTKIAKEGLDDPELSKLFNTTFYNIKISTRSTYFNELTKLFPKIEYSGFAFITPDNYLIEYVSYTTNSKPYYKNLTKNILEKNALIEKALSSDFNSSTDSLDYKFVETEIYRNNILQRATDSLVTSYIARKYKDSMLITDLDDALLILKAGLPLRNPIRMRLKKSITSIQNDSLWYSLPLEQRIAINEQITEKSLKEAVKTKDKMFAYEIAEFYQNINSDKAWGTINNFNVLIRYYTALKDTDRIVSMSRFLVTHLVSIIDSQWIHSRALYNNFANEDLSDYLSQINHCVWNALIVSKSDKYFKDIASVMNTTLAWFKYAGTSSAYLKNAYYDTFAHVYYRLGDYEKALQLEQEALELSKSTDKSNVKKIKRKIEFMKRKGPWKEIDFFEE
- a CDS encoding nuclear transport factor 2 family protein, producing MTKYILFILMSVLFSCTTDKLNLQSEQQQINFLLDHWHQAAGKADFNAYFEVLTDDAIFMGTDATEHWNKSQFIEFSKPYFDRGKAWNFKSLQRHIYFDPSGKIAWFDELLDTQMKICRGSGVLQKQGASWKIKQYVLSMTVPNEKVDEVVKMKDSIETNLIFRLKDN
- a CDS encoding T9SS type A sorting domain-containing protein, coding for MNKLLLFLLALTFNLKLVAQDWTPLNGPKGYTIYSYILSRTSNELFVLSETGEVLVSKDKGIHWLDLSDGIIYENEFFKTLTKFHETQDGRLFLLYAKRFYKYDASNKRWSIQNDSVNFTDYTTGPDGILYAGNSSKFYISNDDGNTFIEKANWSAPKLQFECMGSGRNFAKLDTRAALRTFQDDGSGMDSIRLPDGLCGKILFDTLSGYLMNFTSLALYKTKDKGVHWNFADSLRLSYLGNVLRKPNGDIYNLNSIIRFSQDGGESWKRDTSIKALKNYPAESIAGIENDNSLFIYRNGLNFQEPDKALFKFVLPIQHPQVDLFFTYADNTIICGSNYSNIFQKSKDNGLTWEPIFPKINLDYFLVDKQLDNKGNLYFIEGEFIEIFNFETGVFQTKAHPFDWNNYKGGFVSKTNKIVLFDGRSLYVSSDEANSWSQYPVRQALDLYTMQCSASDLLYYYKLDTIYYSFDFGKTWSYFLTKQDVFRIELVSKNNIFYWLERDGNILKFYSSPDFGKTQIEEPVLPNNWLFKIDEFDRHFYQSIKSDTFITIVGPGTVDYISADGLDYITREYGLLHVDNSYIYFIRPHKLPYRTTKKISKLTILDSKTSEISIMPNPLSETALIKLPESFNNLTKTWNIYSITGTLTYTYKNTENKLQLNANEFSEGIYFIQVITDSGDKICGRMVVVK